One window from the genome of Montipora foliosa isolate CH-2021 chromosome 5, ASM3666993v2, whole genome shotgun sequence encodes:
- the LOC138004113 gene encoding uncharacterized protein, translated as MKLDRYCAMIFIVLTTGFIWVRGSRQYNCSVGNNCLVQKENKIINVTEELDQDEFSGANTPLEHAEDSKAVENGSKRNIALTDALKDFLKMVEKAQVGVSPYVKPVNLAVSGAPQAIFPTSPSPIADVTSAASSGGVATSPSATSTPPPVFNQSSTVPTLAPITITSNQSMTNMTIVSPSSLQTGSAILTLGNPVGKPGKNYTIVILNPNFPPVSSASQTVGVAGVPKIAPQAMITGGFPPIGIPYLPGPKPKGQQAAAAPCINKSPHCINWANKRECIKNPAYMMANCRRSCTSCARCENEHNLCTRWAKDGECGKNWKFMEQKCWRSCSNCAPCVDIMPTRCLTWTKRGECHKNRKFMENKCWRSCSSCAKCENKNDHCIEWAAKGLCQSSYPYMSQNCWKSCSFCAPCIDKHPDKCPGWAANGQCKTNREYMEENCWRSCSQCCKNKNKHCKSWAQNGECTKNPDFMNENCALSCKKC; from the exons ATGAAACTGGACAGATATTGTGCGATGATCTTCATTGTTTTGACAACAGGGTTTATTTGGGTCAGAGGAAGCAGACAATACAATTGCAGCGTGGGCAACAATTGTTTGGTACAAAAGGAGAACAAGATAATAAATGTTACCGAAGAGCTCGATCAAGATGAATTTTCTGGGGCAAATACTCCGTTGGAGCATGCAGAAGATTCAAAAGCCGTTGAGAACGGGTCTAAGAGGAACATTGCACTTACTGATGCATTAAAAGACTTCTTGAAGATGGTTGAGAAGGCACAAGTTGGGGTATCCCCTTATGTGAAGCCAGTCAATTTAGCTGTTTCCGGAGCACCACAGGCCATTTTTCCTACTAGTCCCAGTCCTATAGCCGATGTCACTAGTGCTGCCAGCTCTGGAGGAGTGGCCACCTCTCCCTCTGCAACTTCAACTCCTCCCCCAGTCTTTAATCAGTCTTCTACTGTACCAACACTTGCACCGATTACAATAACGTCAAATCAGTCGATGACTAATATGACTATTGTGTCACCATCCTCTCTTCAAACGGGAAGTGCAATTTTGACCCTTGGAAATCCTGTTGGAAAACCCGGAAAAAATTACACCATTGTCATATTGAATCCGAATTTTCCTCCTGTGTCTTCAGCAAGCCAAACGGTCGGAGTCGCGGGAGTTCCTAAGATAGCCCCTCAGGCAATGATTACCGGTGGTTTCCCGCCGATAGGGATTCCCTACCTACCGGGACCAAAGCCAAAGGGCCAACAAGCAGCAGCTG CCCCATGCATTAATAAATCTCCACACTGCATAAACTGGGCAAACAAGAGAGAGTGCATCAAGAACCCCGCTTATATGATGGCAAACTGTCGGCGGAGCTGTACAAGCTGTG CGAGGTGTGAAAACGAACATAACCTTTGTACCAGATGGGCTAAGGATGGAGAATGCGGCAAGAATTGGAAATTCATGGAACAAAAGTGCTGGAGAAGCTGCTCTAATTGTG CTCCTTGTGTCGACATTATGCCCACAAGATGCCTAACTTGGACCAAAAGGGGAGAATGtcacaaaaatagaaaatttatggaaaataaaTGCTGGAGAAGCTGTTCAAGTTGTG CAAAATGCGAAAACAAGAATGACCACTGCATAGAGTGGGCCGCAAAAGGACTTTGTCAATCTTCTTATCCGTATATGTCACAAAACTGCTGGAAAAGTTGCTCGTTTTGTG CTCCTTGTATCGACAAACACCCTGACAAATGCCCTGGTTGGGCCGCAAATGGACAGTGCAAAACGAATAGGGAATATATGGAAGAAAATTGTTGGAGGAGCTGCTCACAAT GTTgcaagaacaaaaacaagcatTGTAAAAGTTGGGCCCAAAATGGAGAATGCACAAAAAATCCAGATTTCATGAACGAAAACTGTGCTCTGAGTTGCAAAAAATGTTGA
- the LOC138004133 gene encoding uncharacterized protein, whose product MEASKNYPEGKSCDLKKEIEKLPDELRKLGIDRESGLWEEQTLKVEEELRLEFQKQSDLSFSRFSGYVLQKIALSFMEKLYTYPLDSEFPKLPGVYFIYHDGKTQLYEGTKVVPSTSIPVYVGMSKTNIGGRLKSHRNFIRQASNEQTEGEEQSDDEQKEGEEQSDGETDEGQTGEKQTKRSTRREREKQTGEEETERGTVSERVKMKLSDFVVRFMILDIKHYASCIESMLIEHFCPVWNSETVKLSFGNASQSSNNWRKYHINNDPDTMRKILGLLTYHETVLTNS is encoded by the coding sequence ATGGAAGCTTCCAAGAACTATCCTGAAGGCAAATCCTGCGACCTAAAGAAGGAAATTGAGAAGTTACCAGATGAACTGAGAAAGCTCGGAATTGATAGGGAATCAGGCCTATGGGAAGAACAAACCTTGAAGGTGGAAGAAGAACTGCGTCTCGAATTCCAGAAGCAAAGTGATTTGTCTTTTTCTCGTTTTTCTGGATACGTTTTACAAAAGATTGCTCTTAGCTTTATGGAAAAGCTCTACACTTATCCCCTTGATAGTGAGTTCCCTAAACTTCCTGGTGTTTACTTCATTTATCACGATGGTAAAACCCAGCTTTATGAAGGAACCAAGGTCGTTCCCTCCACAAGCATTCCGGTTTATGTGGGAATGTCAAAGACGAATATTGGAGGTCGCCTCAAAAGTCATCGTAATTTTATTCGACAGGCCAGTAATGAACAGACAGAAGGAGAGGAACAGTCGGACGACGAACAGAAAGAAGGAGAGGAACAGTCAGACGGGGAAACAGACGAGGGACAGACaggagaaaaacaaacaaaaagaagtaCTCGGAGAGAACGAGAAAAACAGACAGGAGAAGAGGAAACAGAAAGAGGGACAGTGTCAGAAAGAGTGAAGATGAAGCTTTCTGATTTTGTTGTCCGATTTATGATTTTGGATATTAAGCACTACGCTAGTTGTATTGAGAGCATGTTGATTGAGCATTTTTGCCCCGTGTGGAACAGTGAGACAGTAAAATTGTCTTTTGGTAATGCTAGTCAATCTTCCAATAATTGGCGCAAATACCACATTAATAACGATCCGGATACTATGAGAAAGATTTTAGGTCTTCTTACATATCATGAGACAGTTTTGACAAATTCTTAA
- the LOC138002704 gene encoding uncharacterized protein — MKTLSLLLICVAICQIVDKTKSQQCPAFGSEESILGWMLQGHIYQTMMANIGLDCLAVCLKDDRCQSFNFVMSPHKCEFSDRTKEARPEDFIPDADRYYFRKYIKRAPLGSISELAAESCKEIKMSERRSPNGKYWISSIKPGIPVLAFCDMKTEDVNECTASSPVCHVNATCNNTLGSYQCTCKPGYAGDGKTCKATVTVSYSCSSNLLVRDVNNTGGIIRSNYKRYHPTYSSNMDCFWKFSSNAKLHLTFFQFQTQIGYDFVTVYDGNSSSSPLLGRFSGNSVPSPITSSSNQLYVRFTSNGATEDSGFVARYAAISPGSIRLKGGSKSSGRVEIFHNGQWGTICDDAWDMNDAIVICRQLGFPRASAAYRGSKYGRGTGPIWMDDVACSGSEAHIYDCRNRGWGDHDCTHSKDASVKCPWIRLADGGAKYGRVEVYHDGQWGTVCDDSWDTNDARVACRQLGFSGAIRQYQSAYYGQGSGPIWLDNVDCAGGEASLSSCNHNGWEIHNCFHDEDASVVCY; from the exons atgaaaacgcTGTCATTGCTCTTGATTTGTGTTGCCATTTGTCAAATTGTCGATAAAACAAAGTCTCAACAATGTCCTGCATTTGGATCTGAGGAGTCCATCTTGGGATGGATGTTGCAAGGGCACATCTATCAAACAATGATGGCCAATATTGGTCTTGATTGCCTTGCTGTCTGCCTGAAGGATGATCGATGCCAaagcttcaactttgtgatgtCTCCCCATAAGTGCGAATTCAGTGATCGCACCAAGGAAGCCAGACCTGAGGATTTTATTCCAGATGCAGACAGATATTACTTCAGAAAATACATAAAGAGAG CCCCACTAGGTTCCATCTCTGAACTAGCAGCCGAGTCCTGCAAGGAAATTAAGATGAGTGAAAGAAGATCACCCAACGGCAAATACTGGATTTCTTCAATAAAACCAGGGATTCCAGTACTTGCATTTTGCGATATGAAAACTGAAG ATGTTAATGAATGCACTGCTTCTTCACCTGTGTGTCATGTAAATGCTACATGCAACAACACCCTTGGCTCCTACCAGTGCACTTGCAAACCCGGATACGCTGGAGACGGAAAAACTTGTAAAG CAACGGTGACTGTATCATACTCTTGTTCAAGTAATTTGCTGGTCCGTGACGTCAACAATACAGGCGGAATAATACGATCAAACTACAAACGATACCACCCAACGTACAGCAGCAATATGGATTGTTTCTGGAAATTTTCCTCAAACGCCAAGCTTCATCTTACCTTCTTCCAGTTTCAAACGCAAATTGGATATGATTTCGTCACCGTGTACGATGGAAATTCATCGTCCTCCCCTTTGCTTGGGAGATTCAGCGGAAACTCAGTTCCTTCGCCTATCACGAGTTCTTCAAATCAACTCTACGTTCGCTTTACTTCCAATGGCGCAACTGAAGACAGTGGATTTGTCGCACGTTACGCAG CAATCAGCCCTGGCTCAATCCGTTTAAAAGGTGGCTCCAAATCAAGTGGCAGAGTGGAGATTTTCCATAATGGTCAATGGGGCACAATTTGCGACGACGCATGGGATATGAACGATGCGATAGTAATATGCAGACAGCTTGGCTTCCCTCGTGCTTCTGCAGCGTACCGTGGTTCGAAATATGGTCGAGGTACCGGTCCTATTTGGATGGATGACGTAGCTTGCTCAGGCAGCGAGGCACACATCTACGATTGCAGGAATCGAGGATGGGGTGACCATGACTGCACTCACAGCAAAGATGCCAGTGTTAAGTGTCCCTGGATTCGTCTAGCTGATGGCGGAGCTAAATATGGCCGCGTTGAGGTTTATCATGACGGACAATGGGGAACAGTGTGTGATGATAGCTGGGATACAAATGATGCCCGCGTAGCGTGTCGCCAGCTCGGTTTCTCTGGAGCTATCCGTCAGTACCAAAGTGCATATTATGGTCAGGGATCAGGTCCGATCTGGTTAGATAATGTAGATTGCGCTGGAGGAGAAGCTTCCCTATCTTCTTGTAACCATAATGGATGGGAAATTCACAACTGCTTTCACGATGAAGATGCAAGCGTGGTTTGTTATTAG